In Bactrocera oleae isolate idBacOlea1 chromosome 3, idBacOlea1, whole genome shotgun sequence, a genomic segment contains:
- the morgue gene encoding uncharacterized protein morgue → MATCLSKQQLEQQKMLEQLNESDNDDDEELEEAAKEETFSFSCSSACWVCNGYYGPNFDEPLCGTCHAFLYNTQSAEEELETTISDDEDSGNDEPPFKDKQEVDEDEDDDDDDVDDVVEDDVDDEEGVGMLDAVVRNAPVNAAHEMQVDNVAPLAADNEPRRSLERDGERGNMVLLPIHRPRPLAPRSLPDFLELLSERRANAGEMVAPVAAPNNILMLPVEIMVIIFSYLDDMSMWKASEVCKQWRSILEQNTSQMMWMRYLKERWPLFQCIVDVPNWLKLYSALMNSCFCRTCLLQMALKSPPRARQNAIRMNFLRNDAHQLNSHTTEGIDAIPLDKQNTYWQASILGPAGSPYEGGKFFLYIFFPERYPMIPPTVRFLTKILHPNVSRHGDVGIDIFQHNWSLALNVSKILLSVQSLLTDPYTEVCMEPELGYMYEHNRARFENLARSWTWKYAMFELMPPS, encoded by the exons atggCAACGTGCCTCTCAAAACAGCAACTAGAACAACAAAAGATGTTGGAGCAACTTAATGAGAGCGATAATGACGATGATGAGGAGTTGGAAGAAGCAGCGAAAGAGGAGACTTTTTCATTTTCC TGCAGCAGCGCTTGTTGGGTTTGTAACGGTTATTATGGACCTAATTTTGATGAGCCACTTTGCGGCACTTGTCACGCTTTTCTCTATAATACACAATCCGCTGAAGAAGAGTTGGAGACTACGATTTCAGATGACGAGGACTCCGGCAATGATGAGCCGCCATTTAAAGACAAACAAGAAGTAGACGAGGATGAAGACGATGACGATGATGATGTCGACGACGTTGTGGAAGATGATGTGGACGATGAGGAGGGTGTCGGCATGTTAGATGCAGTGGTGCGTAATGCACCTGTCAACGCAGCTCATGAAATGCAGGTCGATAACGTAGCACCGTTAGCCGCTGATAATGAACCGCGACGTTCGTTAGAACGCGATGGGGAACGTGGAAATATGGTGTTGTTGCCGATACATCGTCCACGTCCGCTGGCGCCACGTTCTTTGCCTGATTTTCTGGAATTATTGAGTGAAAGACGTGCAAATGCAGGTGAAATGGTGGCGCCGGTAGCAGcaccaaataatatattaatgttgCCTGTTGAAATTATGGTAATAATATTCTCCTACCTGGACGACATGTCCATGTGGAAAGCGAGTGAAGTGTGTAAACAATGGCGCAGCATTTTAGAGCAGAACACATCACAAATGATGTGGATGCGCTACTTGAAAGAGCGCTGGCCACTCTTTCAGTGTATTGTTGATGTGCCGAATTGGCTGAAATTATATAGTGCATTAATGAATTCGTGCTTCTGTCGCACATGCTTGCTGCAGATGGCTTTGAAGTCGCCACCACGTGCACGTCAAAATGCGATACGTATGAATTTCCTACGCAACGATGCGCATCAATTGAATAGTCACACAACAGAGGGTATTGATGCGATACCGCTCGataaacaaaatacatattGGCAAGCGAGTATTTTGGGTCCGGCTGGCAGTCCTTATGAAGGTGGCAAGTTTTTTCTGTACATATTCTTTCCCGAACG TTATCCGATGATACCACCCACTGTGCGCTTTCTAACAAAGATTCTACATCCTAATGTGTCACGTCACGGTGACGTGGGCATTGATATTTTTCAACATAACTGGTCCCTAGCACTGAATGTTTCCAAAATTTTGTTATCAGTGCAAAGTTTGCTCACAGATCCATATACAGAG GTCTGCATGGAACCGGAACTTGGCTACATGTATGAACACAATCGCGCACGTTTTGAGAACTTGGCGCGCTCATGGACTTGGAAGTATGCCATGTTTGAGTTGATGCCACCCTCTTAA
- the Elp3 gene encoding elongator complex protein 3, whose translation MKPKKKLGVGLSREERSVIVIGEIIQELLKAHEEKKDVNLNRLKARISSKYGLESSPRLVDIIAAVPQEAKKVLLPKLRAKPIRTASGIAVVAVMCKPHRCPHINMTGNICVYCPGGPDSDFEYSTQSYTGYEPTSMRAIRARYNPFLQTRHRVEQLKQLGHSVDKVEFIVMGGTFMSLDEKYRNNFIMKLHDALSGHTSRDLKEAVRYSEISHTKCIGITIETRPDYCLKRHITDMLNYGCTRLEIGVQSVYEDVARDTNRGHTVKAVCESFKLGKDSGYKIVAHMMPDLPNVDFERDLEQFIEYFENPAFRSDGLKIYPTLVIRGTGLYELWKTGRYKSYPPSMLVDLVAKILALVPPWTRVYRVQRDIPMPLVSSGVEHGNLRELALARMKDWGTECRDVRTREVGIQEIHNKVRPYEIELIRRDYYANGGWETFLSYEDPEQDILVGLLRLRKCSADTFQKELTQVGQCSIVRELHVYGSVVPVSSRDPTKFQHQGFGMLLMEEAERIAKEEHGSVKLAVISGVGTRAYYRKLGYELDGPYMSKLLPDEEWIV comes from the exons ATGAAGCCAAAAAAGAAGTTGG GAGTTGGTTTGAGTCGCGAAGAACGCAGTGTTATAGTCATTGGTGAAATCATTCAGGAATTGCTGAAAGCACATGAAGAAAAAAAAGATGTAAATTTAAATCGTCTAAAAGCACGCATTTCCTCAAAGTATGGATTGGAAAGCTCACCACGACTAGTAGACATCATTGCCGCTGTGCCACAAGAAGCAAAGAAAGTCTTGTTGCCAAAACTACGGGCCAAACCTATACGTACAGCCAGTGGT ATCGCTGTAGTAGCCGTCATGTGCAAGCCGCATCGCTGTCCTCACATTAATATGACCGGTAACATATGTGTATACTGTCCGGGCGGGCCAGATAGTGATTTCGAATATTCAACCCAATCATACACCGGTTATGAACCAACTTCTATGCGCGCTATACGTGCACGTTACAATCCATTTCTACAAACGCGCCATCGTGTTGAACAATTGAAGCAACTTGGACATTCAGTAGATAAAGTGGAATTTATTGTAATGGGCGGCACCTTTATGAGCTTGGATGAAAAGTATCGCAACAACTTCATAATGAAACTACATGATGCACTCAGTGGACACACCAGTCGTGATCTTAAGGAAGCTGTACGTTATTCAGAGATTTCGCACACTAAATGCATTGGTATTACCATTGAAACGCGTCCAGATTATTGTCTTAAGCGTCATATTACTGACATGTTGAACTATGGTTGCACACGTTTGGAAATTGGCGTACAATCTGTGTATGAGGATGTAGCGCGCGATACAAATCGTGGTCACACCGTAAAGGCTGTGTGCGAGAGTTTTAAATTGGGCAAAGATTCTGGTTATAAAATTGTGGCGCATATGATGCCTGATCTACCAAATGTAGATTTTGAACGTGATCTGGAGCAGTTTATT GAGTACTTTGAAAATCCTGCCTTCCGCTCCGATGGCTTAAAAATTTATCCCACGCTTGTTATTCGCGGCACTGGTCTCTATGAGTTGTGGAAGACTGGTCGCTATAAGTCATATCCACCATCGATGTTGGTCGATTTAGTGGCAAAGATATTGGCTTTAGTGCCGCCATGGACGCGCGTCTATCGTGTACAACGCGATATACCAATGCCGCTTGTTAG TTCCGGTGTGGAGCACGGAAATTTGCGTGAATTGGCGCTAGCGCGTATGAAGGATTGGGGTACTGAGTGTCGTGACGTGCGTACACGGGAAGTTGGCATACAAGAAATACACAATAAAGTGCGCCCATATGAAATCGAATTGATACGCCGTGACTACTATGCTAACGGTGGTTGGGAGACTTTCCTCTCTTACGAAGATCCGGAGCAAGACATACTTGTGGGACTGTTGCGCCTGCGCAAATGTTCAGCAGATACGTTCCAAAAAGAATTAACCCAAGTGGGACAATGTTCCATTGTGCGCGAATTGCATGTGTATGGCTCGGTGGTGCCCGTAAGTTCTAGAGATCCAACCAAGTTTCAGCATCAG GGTTTTGGCATGTTGTTAATGGAAGAGGCAGAACGTATAGCAAAAGAGGAGCATGGTAGCGTGAAGTTGGCTGTTATTTCTGGGGTTGGTACACGCGCATATTATCGTAAACTGGGCTATGAGTTGGACGGCCCTTATATGTCTAAATTGTTACCGGATGAGGAATGGATTGTGTaa
- the MFS18 gene encoding voltage-gated purine nucleotide uniporter SLC17A9 — translation MSMDEKLKYSLLRGELVDSQNAWTRTEKRVWFLTLITGTLMLYSTRTSMPLLIPAVAAEQKWSKTDSGTVLSSFFWGYTLTQVVGGYFSDRFGGQRVILFAAIGWSLITFFMPNIIWISTAIKAYSIPFIVTIRIINGAFQGVHFPSMISLTSQNLCPNERTSFFGLLTAGSALGTLLTGSLGSFVLDYFGWPYVFRVIGFLGISWALMLRYYTMAGERGRIINVSVPSRLCANKQIPDNVPWLRYFRKLSFWACVLTHACEMNCFFVLLSWLPTYFHDGFPHAKVWVVNMIPWLALPPCTLFARYLTGRLLAREWSTSAVRKIIQSCCFASQNLALFIMARTSDFHTALICMTVIIGGTGFHNNAVTVNPQDLAPSHSGSVFGLMNTVGAVPGFLGVYLAGHILEITQSWPIVFSTAAAINLVGWTVFIVFGSAEAIV, via the exons ATGAGTATGGATGAGAAACTTAAATATTCGCTTTTGCGAGGAGAACTTGTGGACAGTCAAAATGCTTGGACACG TACCGAGAAGCGCGTTTGGTTCCTCACACTTATCACAGGCACTTTAATGCTGTATTCTACACGCACATCAATGCCTTTACTTATACCCGCTGTTGCAGCAGAACAAAAATGGAGCAAAACTGACTCGGGTACTGTGCTCAGTTCATTCTTCTGGGGCTACACATTAACACAG GTGGTGGGTGGCTATTTTAGTGATCGTTTTGGCGGTCAACGTGTTATACTGTTCGCTGCCATTGGCTGGTCGTTGATAACTTTCTTTATGCCAAATATTATATGGATCTCCACGGCGATTAAAGCATATTCCATTCCGTTCATTGTCACTATACGTATTATAAATGGCGCATTCCAAGGTGTGCACTTTCCAAGCATGATTAGTTTGACAAGTCAA aaTCTTTGCCCGAATGAACGTACAAGTTTCTTTGGTCTGCTCACTGCCGGCTCAGCGCTGGGCACACTCTTGACCGGCAGTCTGGGCTCATTTGTGCTGGACTACTTCGGCTGGCCATATGTATTTCGCGTTATTGGCTTTTTGGGCATATCATGGGCGTTGATGCTGCGCTACTATACTATGGCGGGTGAACGTGGACGCATTATAAACGTGTCAGTGCCATCACGTCTGTGTGCCAATAAGCAAATTCCGGACAATGTGCCGTGGCTGCGTTATTTTCGAAAACTCTCATTCTGGGCTTGTGTACTCACGCATGCCTGTGAGATGAATTGCTTTTTCGTCTTGCTCTCATGGCTTCCCACATATTTCCACGATGGATTTCCGCATGCTAAAGTGTGGGTGGTAAATATGATACCATGGCTTGCTTTGCCGCCATGCACATTATTTGCACGCTATTTAACAGGACGTTTATTGGCGCGTGAGTGGTCTACTTCGGCGGTGCGTAAGATCATACAAAGTTGCTGTTTTGCATCACAGAATCTGGCGTTATTCATTATGGCGCGCACAAGCGATTTTCACACAGCACTCATTTGCATGACCGTTATAATTG GTGGTACTGGCTTCCACAATAATGCTGTCACTGTAAATCCACAAGATCTGGCGCCTTCACATTCCGGTAGCGTTTTTGGCTTGATGAATACTGTCGGCGCAGTGCCTGGATTTTTAGGTGTCTACCTCGCTGGACATATTTTGGAGATAACACAAAGTTGGCCAATTGTTTTTAGCACTGCGGCAGCTATTAATTTAGTTGGCTGGACAGTGTTCATAGTATTTGGCTCGGCTGAGGCTATTGTGTGA